The region aggccgcggcggcggcctACGGGCACGGCGAGagcggcgggggccgcggcggcggcttCCTGGGGCCGCGGGTGCCGGCCGAGGTGGAGGCCATGGCCCGGGGCGTGCAGGACGTGGGCAAGGAGACCTTCCGGCGGCTCCTCAAAGGTAGGGCCCCAGCGCGGCCGGCCCTCGGCACACAGCCGGGGCTCGCCCCGCCCCGGTGCTTCCCGCCGCCTTCCGCGTGGTGTGGGCGCGGGAGGGGCCCTCGCTGCCCCGCCGCAGGGGGACGGGAGGGATTTCCCAGCCGGACCCGCTGGGCCGGCGCCGCGTTCCTCGGGGCAGCCGTGGATCCTCTCAGGAAGGCGGGGACGGCTGGAGGGTCAGGGCGGCAGCTCTCCTGGGACGCTTCCCATTGCTTTTCCCTGCAGGAGGCTAAGCTGAGGGGTAGATACAATGTCGGGGTTTCTCGGTTGTGTGCTAAAATGCTGTGAAATCCGTGAGAATGAGGTACGGACTTCGGCAGCTACGGATGCCCCCCAAACTCAGGCTGAGCGCTGTTAAAATCATTCCTCTCTCACCCCTCAGTCCCAGAGCCAGTGGTCGAGTCACGGTCGGGTTGTGTAGGGCACGTGAAGGTCGGAGACCCCATGGGTATTTTCACAACCTGCAGGAGCAAATAAAGGAACCTCAAAGCGCAGGTGTCGTTCTGAAGTTGGGGCTGTGAGATTGTAAACGCTCTGCTTGTTGGGTTTTGGTCTGTGAGGCCTCTCCCTGTGGTAAGGCAAGACTGGTGAGATTTCCTCAAGGCATCTCTGACCACCAAAACCAGAGTTACTCGGGTGAGTAAATTAGTGTGTGCAAAATAATTGCAGAATAATCGAAGAGTTGATTACAGACCAAAAGCAGAGCTTGTTTGTGGCCAGCTGAGaccagctgctgcacagcatgGCCTAGTGCTGCGGCCCTTACATGCACGTTCTCTCAGCTAACTTTCTTCcaggctttttcttcctgatttgAGTCAATAAGGACTTAGAGCATCTGGTTGCTGGTTTGTCTTTAAAGGTCTTGCTGCACAGTGTCAGAAATGGAGCAATGTATCCAGGGTTTCCTTACAATAATTGAAAGCAATAAAGCTACGTATAGGCAGAGGCACTTGGGACAAAAGTAAGTATAGATGTTGAACCATATTTGCTGTCTAGTGCAGGGGCAACAGAGACCAAAAAGTTGTATCAGTGCCTGGACGCCAGACCGTCTCCTAAGCCCCATCTGGATTTAATGTCGGTGTAAATTATCGCCTGCCTTTAGGTATGCAATAAATGATTCCTGCTGTAGAGGGAGCAGACAGTCCTTCAAAACCACCTGCAGCCGGGACAGGTACCCCCACCGCACTGGTACCCCCAAGTGCCCCTATCCCCCAGAGCAGGTGGAGACAGCCTCCAGACCGTGCAGAACTCTCCAGTCATCTTCTGCGCTTGCTGGTCTGTGATTAACAGCTTGCAGGACAAtagtttttcctttaaaggttTAGTAGTCTTTGAAGACATGATGGATTTCAACAGAGTATATCTAAATTGCTCTGGCACTGGCACCAAGTTAGTTTTTTGaggttgttgctgttactcTATTGCTAAATAATAACTAATACAAAAAATGAGATGCTGCTTTATATGCCTGCTCAGTTCACGATGTAAAAACTGCATATACCATTATCTCAGGGTTATCCGGCCAGTGTTACTGCAGGCTCTGCTAAACTGCAAGTGTAAGTTTGAGACCTCAGGCATCTACTAGGAGCAAATGACCCAGCAGTGAGATTTTCTTGGGATGTTTTTgtgttattcttttttttcttcctcagattGAGTGTTGGCAATGTTGGTACAGCTGATATTTCCGAGTTCCCTGAGCTATACTGagtaaaaaaatcttgttttctagGGAAATGCAAGTAGGTTATAAAAGAAGACATGTATTTTTAACCAGTTATTAGGGCTGGTCAACAGAAGGAAGACCAATATTGTCATTAAACTTGCCTAGTTAAAAACGATAAGCAACCTATTGTTCTTTGAAGAGAGATCAAAGTTGTATTTAAGTAGGTAAAGAGCAACCTGTTCCCTGCTCTGGGCACAATCTAGTAGACAGGCCTCAGTGCTGATCGGTATTTGGCCTTTCCAGTAAATGGACTCTTCTCTAAGTCAGTTTTGTTGTTGTAGAGCAGAGTCTTTTTCAGACAGCATGGAAAGCTTGGTACTAGCACCTTGTACATCTTAGCTACTGTGTGCAAAATCTGCCATGCAGACAGTGCCAGACAAATTCAGTCAGCCACGTGAATGATCCCGGACTCGCCACTGAATTTGgtgtgcatttaaaaatgtgaaaagcaaagagaattCATTCAGAATTAGAAGACAGTAGGCAGTGGAACTCACCCAATATCAAAAGGAAGGCTGGTAGTTTGattaaaacacttcttttttttttttttcaaccttAGTATTAAGCTAATCTCTTAGTGTTGGCTTTCAGTAACACTTGCTGGCCATTTTTAACTATTCATGTTTTATTCACAGCACTAAATATGGCTCATTATAAATGACTAATCTAATGCCCCGATCCTGCAATGGGATTGTGTCAGTAATCTTTTTTTATCCACAGTGGGACTTCCTGTGGCTCCAGCAGTCCGTCCAGACTGATCACAGTGCAGGACAGAGGCTGACATGACAACAGAAATTTATATAAGCCAGTGCATatatggaaaaaggaaaaataactgaattatGAAGATGGAAATAAACCCACACTAGTTATTAGTGTGTAATATTGCTACATGGGTGCTACATGGGTTAACAGTAATTTCCTTTAAAGTCTGTATTATCAACAGTTGTGCAAACTACAAGACTTGAAGGTTTAGTTTTGCTTCCTTGCTCATTTAATCGTTACTCTCTACTGACATTGCAAGATAAATTAATTATGTGAAACGATGGAGGACAGTGTTAAATTGTTTACTCTCTCAATCCTCTTTTTTCCTGGGTATCAGAAGTGTAATTAGGCTGTAAGCAGACTTCTGATGTGAACAAGTTTGTTGATAGAAGCTCAAGTTGGATTTGAACTTGTGAGCAAtgaattttttaatctttttttgcaTTATCCCACTGGAACAAATTTCAACAGTGAAAACATCTTCAATTTTACAATGCAAAAGCTTAATCCATTGAAGTTCTCTTGGTAAAGTGTTGTGAGACTGACCCGTGGTGGCGGATGATCAGATGTATTTACAGAGACCTGAAGTGACAGTTTcacatcaggaaaaatgtcagtACATTAAGTCAAGTAAAATCATAGACATGTTTATGTTAACGTTCACGGTCTCCAGGTCTTCCTCTTTTTAAAGGgatcttgctttgctttcttattcACAGTCACTGTTAATGCATTGGAAGGAAAAGACTGCAAGGAATCTGTCAAGCTGATTGCAGAAAGCACTGATCTCTCAGAAGAGCAGCttgctttcctcatttctggCATGTATACCCTTCTCCGAGAAGCCTTGAGACTCCCCTTATCAACTTTCAAACAAGAAGTAAGTTCTGGGAGTACTTTGAGTCCTGATAAGTTAAAGGCTGCGTCAGACGCGAGTTACCATCTAAACCCTATTTGTCAGGGAGGGGAACTGCACATAAAAATGTTGCTCCAAGTTACAGTGTTTGGAAGAAACTCTTAAAAATCTAGAGCTTATTATTTTACTTGTTGGGTAGACGTACAGTGAGCTTTTTGGAAGAGCATTTAAGCTTTGGGAAAGAGATTCCTGTATCTTCTGCTTCAGCATCTTGTTTGCTGtgcatgtttgttttcactCTTAAATTAAAACCCCAGAAGAAACCATTGCAAAGTGTTATTTCATTGGCATTATCTCTCTCTCCTACCCTGTGTGTTCACACATACCGCTCACTTTGTCCACACTTAAAATTTCTCATATTTGTTTATCTGCCTTTCTTCATACATCTGCCATAGAGGAAGGAAGGTCTTATGGCCAGAACAATATAgtgaaaatggagagaaagtgCTATTTCTGCTTATGCTATGGGTGTTCTGTGTGAATATGTATACATCTGCCATGTTCCCAACCCCTATTCCTTCTTCAAggctattttctttcctttttcatgttACTTTACctcacagtttttcttttctcattttattttcatgtgagTGAACCACTTCTGGGCTTCCAGCACCTCTCTCTTGTTTAAGATACTGTTTTTGTATTTACCCAGGCATCCTGGGAAAGCTCATATATTGCACGAAACATAGTGAAAGTATGCTTTTAGTATTCAGAGCTTATCTTTCGCCACTTCCTTTCTGTTGTCATAGTTTAAACAAGTTACTGCAAAACATATTTGTGAATAAGGGCACATAATTACTATGAAAGAATAATATGTTATGGATAGCTACGTAAAAGAAATGGCAGGGATgttgttttcaaaaataaaggCTTCCAAGAGATTTAggtctttaaaattaatttctcacaACTTGATTGAACATTTCCAGAAATTCTTCTCAATATGTAACCTGTTATTTCAAAACTACTGGCGCTCGAGACTAAAACTTATGGGGAGAGATGCCGAGCAAGTAACCACTATTGATTCACTAGGTAAGAAATGATCTTTCAAGACTACATCCTGTAAAATTTCACCTTCCTTGTCTTTCCAGGTTTTTAAGGAAGACCTAAAGGAGCTCAGGTATGTCTGTTTGTGcctgttttttaatgtttgttttttcataaCTTTTATGTAACTACTTCCCCAAATCAACTTTTTTACACAACAAAGTTGGTATAAAAATTACCTGTAAATAACACATCATAGATCTGTTGCCAAATGTCATGTGaagccagaggagaaaaaacaggtGTTGTGTAAGACTTGATTTAGCACTGAGCACGAGCAGTAAATTTCACATGCTGGGGAGATTGGTCTAATTTAGTCCGTAATGTAGGTTATGCAAATGTGAGTGAccttctctctgccatcccCACCTTGCCCTGcagttttttttaacatgtttggTAAGCCAGTGGTAACATTTCAGAAGCTAAGAAACTGccctactttttttcttctttgaaaggCCAATGATATAACACTCGTGAAATCCTACCACCTTGTTCAGCTACTGTCTCTCCTGCCCATTACCCAAGAAAGCATAACGTTTGTTACAGACTTAGTCAAAATCTGTATCAGTCTGTTCAGAGTATCTCTGAAGAGAAGTTCATATCCTAAAAGCTAGGCATCAGATGCTAATGATCTTCATAggttttcccttatttccatatTCAGTAGCAATGAGGgaaacaacaacagcagcatcaACAGCAGCTTATGTTTTCATCTATAGAGAAACCTCTGCACCAAGGCCCAATTATTTGAAAATGCTAATTTCCCATAATTCTTAGCATTCTGATTGCTACCTAGGAGAAACAATAGATATGTTTctaattctgtctttttttcatccttattTGTCCATTAACCTGCAAATTGGCCTTTTCCTCAGACTCTGTTCTGCAGAGTCACAAGCATAAGTTACTTTATGAGCAACTTCAGACAAATTAAAGCTGCAGATTTAGACACGTAATCGGGGTGTAATCAATGAAAGGTGTAATTGGGGCCATGATGAAAGGTGCCTTGCTAGTTGATAAAATTTTTTCTGCAGCTCAGTGCTGGAGTTGGGCCTGCGTTTTGTCTTGTGAGCTAAAACGCAAGCTGCTTCCTCTACCACGTCACGGAGTTCACACCCAGGTTAAAGTAGGTCAGTAAGAAACTGATGAATTGCTTCTGACCCAGTGGGAGTTGGTGCTTTTTGAGGTGCACACAGAATGTGTTCAGTGTGATTAAGGAATAATGAAGAGCACTAAAAGCTCCATGCCAAGGTCTCTGGGGGTGGGTGAATATTCCCCTATTGAGCAGTAGAGAAAGTTGGTATATAGGGGTGCCAGAAGTCACTGGCTGGGCTGGCTGTGGACACTGGCTGTATCTAGAAATACAGACTCCCAGGCCCCTGTCCTTGTCATTTGACTACACATTAATGCCTTGCacttttgtaggtttttttcttactttatgGATTATTCATGGAACTATGAAGACACTTTTCAGTTTGGATGATCTTTTTTATATCTTTTATATCTCGATAAATCTTTTCTATCTTGTTGTTCTGGTTAACATGACTGATACAGCAGCAGTAGTTCAGGTAACTGCATTTGTGTTGCTTGCAGACTTGTACGCTTTATGTGCTGCTTGTTGCTGCTATGCTCCCATGATTCTCACGTTACTGGGACTCTTCCTAACTTCCATCTCTGACagtcttttttcctgtgagtAGCTCTTTTCACCTTGTGGCTAAACTTTTAGACGACTAAGTAGCTGCTTCTACTCTCAAGCTATGAAACTTAGAAAATTTGGTAGCACCTTTAGCATCTTTGATTCCTATGGGAAATGTCATTTCCTATGTTTCCCAATGCACTTGGGTTTGGAGGTGAAATACCTGCTCATTTTTAAGGCACCTGCTAATTACATTCAGACATGTATGTCTTCTGCAGTGGCTCCTGTAGGTCATCCTGTAATCATGTGCATGAAGAACACGTGTAATCAGTTGAACAGCAGTGTCTTGGCATTATTGGCACCCAGTGTTTGGGCaggtattttgcattttaaggcagaaatattgcttatttccctttttttgtgtttcttcttttgagAGGTTTGAGCTTTCAGCCAGGTTACCTTTTTTTCACCTCTCCTGCATtctattttgtttccttcagtgAAGCTGAAGATTGGCCTAATTCCACCCATATAAAGGCTTGTAGTTCTCAATTTCCTGGTGATGCAGCTGGTCTTGACTTCTAGTTTTGGTGgagagagaggctgggagaCATGCCCGCTTCTGATTAATTAGATCAATACTATTGGTTTCACAGGGTTGCCATTCTGTTTTCCCTATTTCTTGGCCTGAGTGGCTGAGCCAGTGAGAATAAATTCACTCTAAATTGTGGgtgctattttttccttcccctctcagGTTGTTTAATAACTGTATGGCTCAGGCCAATAACACGGGATTGAGACATCCTCACACCTTCTTCCTTGCCCTTTGAGTCCCTTCCTCAGAATGTTCCTTTGAAAACTGATTGCCATCTGTAGCTCAGGACTGAGCTGTGTCATGTTCTGCGTCTGATCTGCTTAATATATGCTGGTTTTGTGTAAGCTGCTTGAGCCAGGAACAGAATTTTCAGCACGATCATTAACTGCACAGCAAAAATAATGCAAGCTCAAAGGTAGCATTAATGCTTCTGTTTTAGTAACACTTGCTCTTACAGTCAAGCAAGTATTGTGACAGGTATCATAGTAGTCATATTACAACCCCCTGTTTCCAGCTATGCCACTACATACAGAGGATATTTGGTCATCATCAGGATGGATTAAGTGATACACTTGCATGGGAAGTATAAGTAATGTTTGCAGAAATAGACTCTtgtctcttctgaaagaaagacACATGCAGCCAAAAAAGCACTGTCTAGTCCCTCCTCCTCACTTCCCAGTGTGCCTCAGATAACTACCTTGCTAATATGAATTCAGTTTTATCCAAGCACcagttaaaaatgtgttttaaaccCGCTTCTTCCATTAAGGATTCAAGCTCTAATAAGTTCATCTTCCCACTGTGAGAGTTCATTAGACACTGTAAGCCCTTTAGGACAGGTAACTTCCttgtttgctttgatttttctttgatgTACTGCTGTGTATCTCAAGGCACTGGTGAGTAATATTGCTGGGCACTGATTCATGTTGAGTGCTGGATTTAACTGCGGCAGCAGAAGTAGTTACTTCTCCCACTTGTCCAACCTGCCTCTCTGTAGGAGGTTACTGTCCCTGTGGCAAAGGCAGCTGAATGGATAGTGTTTGCTCTGCAGTCTTTGCAGTTCACAGCCTGATATATTGAACTGAAAATCAACAGCAGCTTGTTTGTCAGGCAACAGCAATGTCAGAGGAATGGTAAAGTAGTGGAGAGGCAAAGGGTGGATGGAGTGCTAGTTAGTCTATTTGACCAGTTCTCATGGTCCCCATCAAATTTATACTTGTCCTCCCCATGTTAGATATGCTCCTTTTGTAAGTAATCTTAGCGACAAGGGCCTCTGTTTTTACTCTTGACGGAGCAATTTATTCTGTCTTCTTTTCATTACACTTCAGgtgaaagtgaaatgaaatgtgtaggtttgggatttttgaaGGCACGCACTGGTCGCCTGCCTTCCGCACTTGTTAGAGCCATCAGTAAAACTTTTCTTGACTTTACTGAGAGAAGTTAAGCAAATACTGGGTTCTTTTGAAACTCACTGTTGCCATACTAGGTAGGACAGGAAGATGTAATACAGTTTTTAGCGTTCTTGATACAGTAACATAGGCTGTCCTTTTGAGAGCCTAGACTGAAGCAATACTGAAGTGCTTACATAAGAGCTGATGGCAGTTTTAAGCAACGGAAGATGGAAAATGTTGACACATTTTTTGTGTTGTagaatagatattttttttgtagCTAAGGACATATAATTGTGGTTACAAAACACTTAACTATTTTGTATTGCTCTTCTCTTTAAGGATACCAGAAGATTTCATCATGGACTTTTCCAGTATAGTCTTTGGTAACAGGTTAGTATCTTCATGTATTATGCATTGTGCAGCCAGCAGGGTTGCACAAAGCTCTGCTGACAAAAATCGCAGGCCTGTTGAAGGAACAGCAAAATTCTCTAAATTAATGAGAACAAGATTTGTcccattatttttattcaacATAACATGCTGTCCATCATGCATGGCTATATATGCAATAAGTAGCTTTCATCccagttttcaatttttctgtGATCATTACCCATCGGCTTTTATAATATTCTGTAGCCTACCTGTATACCTACAGATGAGAAAGGCATTGCAGAGTTAAGCATTTTTATCATCATTGTTATTGCAAGTTAGAGCAGAAGTGAAAGACTTGCTTTGTTAAGAGGCAAGCTACATATGCCTTCCACGTGCTGTGGTTCCTGGAATCTTTCTCAGATAGCGTTTAATCAAGTCTTAACGTACAGTTGAATTGGGAATTCACGCTGGGTGACTTGATGACACATATGAGATATCAAGTGCTCTGCTAGGTGTAATTCATTTTCTAAGCAGTATACCTCAGTAGCTCCAGAGAAAGTACTAAATCAAGAACTTTTTGAACAGCCTGTCTTTTGTCCATTCTAAGGATTCCTTTTTTCTATATGGTTCTCTGCTCAACCATATTTAGTTTATTCTACATCTAGAAATTGCTTGAACTTTTTGCATATGCAAAACTTTCCTCCTTGAAACTTGAGGTCACTCAGCACATAGCATCACTAACCTAGCACTGCTCCAGATGTTCTGCATGGAATCCTGATAATCATAGTTGTGCTATTTCAGTTACCCTCACTTGTGTCTGAATGCTGCTAccaaagttaaaaatatttttaatttccttggtTAAGATCTTGGTTTAAAGCTAAAGGTTCTTggagtaaaaataaattcagccttctcatcttttctttgctcttctgtttGAATTATAGGTGTTAAGAATGCAAAATTCATGGTTGCAAAGTGGAAATATTGTTTGCAGTGGAGAAAGAAGATAAATTTAGATGTCATTTGAAGCATGCATGATTGTCTGTTTTCTACTGTGAAATCACGATGCTGGAAAATTTAGCTTTTTCTCATTTCGAAAGCAGTGATTATCCACTGTAATCTTGCTCTGTGTTTTGAGACCAGAGAAGAGCACCTCAGATTTGATTTCTAGACAGATCTGCTTTTATAATCTTAAAAGTAACACTGAATCATACATACGCTTATTGAGTTGTAAATATATATGATTGTGATGGTAAGAAAAGTATTAGCATCTGATCAAAAATTCAGTATGAGCTAGATAACccagaaaaatccatttttaatagttttcttgGCATTTTATCCTATTTTTGCAATTTTCTTCACTAAACAACAGCTCTGAAGTACTGGAAATCTggtatttgtatttctgtgtcCCCACAGTTCCATCAAGCTATATagactgaaaggaaagaaaagcttgcCACATTGACACCATCAAATAACTGCatgaaattaaaactttttttttaagggaaaggATAACCCTAACTTCCCTGTCTCTGAATGTTTATAATAAAtgtactgcatttttttaaaatagtgtagCTTTAGTTTCTACCAGGAGGGTGGGTTCTGTGTGCCATTTGTCAGCATTTCACACATACCAATTTATTCATTCTCCCTGTTTAGTGGCCTGCTAGGCATGTCTTGTTACGTGCACAGGTAACCATCCAGAAtttgtgtttagttttgatATTGTTAggtcagctgctgctccagattctctaatttttcattttcgAGTGCTATTCAGTTGCATCCTTTGGCAGATGATGTTCTTGTCACCAGGTGTATCATCCTTTCCACATATAATTTGGATGGTCTCTAGCTGATCCATAGTGCTTTACTTGTTCTAACTTCTGCCTTCTGCCCTATGTGCTTGACAGTATGTTGCAGCTGTTGGCACAGAGAGTTTACAAAATGCAATTATAGTCTATAGGTTTTGGATATAAGATCCATTGAGTCCTTTCTGCTCCACTTTGCTATTCCTCTTAGAAATCAATGGCTTTATTAATGGCCTATATAATTTCTGTATGTATGTTGGCCACCATGCACGTTCTGTCATCCTTACAGGATTCTTGCAATTCCAGTTGTGATCTTGTCCAAGCTGGGAAGGTGCTGACAGAAGCGTAAACCAAACTATAAAAGCCGTGACTCTTTCTGAGGGAATGGTACTGAAGTGCAGTCCTGACCAGAACTAAAGCTTTGTGGTTTGGCAACAGAAATGCCATAGCTTAATAATATTCAGAAGCTTCACCTCTGTTTGGGCATTGCTGACCTTTCCCGCCATCGCTAACTAGAAaatcttcctgttttctctaCTCTTTCTTCGCCCAAAATGCTGGTGCTGCACTGAATGGACTGTCTTCCACTGATGGGAGTTAATGTGTCTTAAGGAAGCGGTAGCAGTGTGGCTATTTTTAGGCATTCCCCAAATTAAGCAATACTCTGGCAGCATCTCGCCACTGAGAGAAAGGCCTGTTCTTACTGTTTAATCCTGCTAATGACCATTCTAGACTCCAGCTCCTCATGGTTGCACCCATCTGTGGTGACCTACTTCCTATCCAGTAGTTGACAGTGAGTAAGAACCAACTGATCTATTTTTTCTGCTCATTCCTTTACCATACTATTAGGAATGTGTGCCACTTCTGACACCACCCAACCCCcctgaaaaaaaaggataaattcTTTCTTATGTTGCCATTGCTAAATGCAGGAGTATTAGAGGATCTCAGCCTGTCAGTCCTGTGTACCTTATCAAATCATTAATCTTTCTGGGCAGTTTCTAAAGGCACCAGCTAACTTACGCACAAGAATCTGAGTAGGGATGTTAGACTATCATTCCTACAGTCCTTGATTTGTTCAGAGAGGATTCCTTTCTGATGTAAAGTCTGTAATTAGATTATGTGTAGCACCATGGATAAAGGATGTAACGTTTCTTAGCCTGCCCTTAGCAAGAGTACTGGAGTAGCTTTGAAATGTACCGTAAATAACTTCCAGAGACATGGGAtgcttagcaaaaaaaaaaaggtaaaaaggtAAGTAACATGAAGTCCAGACTAGCTCCTGAATGGACCAGCTGAGTCACCTCATTCTGAAGACATTTCTGCATATATATCTAAAAATGGGTGGTTGTTACGTCTTTGTATCAGATTTGGCTTGTTTACTTACCCAGAGCTTAAGATgctgttaaaattttaaagattgTCAACCATCTGAAGTTTAATCACTGTCAACTGTATTTCCTCGCAGAAATAAACTGAGGCTTGATCAGCCGGATTCTTCCTGCAATATGAGTAATAAATGAAGTCCTTGGCTTCTTACACATTAGACTAGACAAAAATCTTGAAGGTTGTACTGGGGTTGGCAGTGAACGTTATGTAAGGAACTTAGAGTTTGTAAATTATGTTGGATTAGCAAGAACcactgtgtgattttttttttttttttaatatacttcaAAGTACACTCTgatattattatattttaaaacattgctgCTAGGTAATAATAGATGCTTTCTGCTGAAGGAGCACAGTGACCTTATGCCAAATTTTTTGCTTAAGTCATCTGTCTCGTTCCTGCTTGCTTGTTCCTGTTGGATCTGCATGAAGGTAAAGATCTATTTGCAGTTCCCTTTCTATGCCTCACAGTTGCATATAATTGAAATAATAGATATGCCAGCCACCACGGTGACTCTTACTAAAATTTATAGTGACATCAGTTTACTGGAATTACACAGAGTCActtggtctctttttttttatcatgaaCCATAATTAAGCGTAGGAAAAGTGGGTAATCTGAGCACAGCTGTCTCCACTCATTCAGACCTCTCTAAATGAGGCTAGATATAGAAGAGAAACAAGTTCTGTCAGGTTTGTTCTGAGgaatcttattttctctttagcaTTGTTGTTTCTTTTATGAATTTGCATTTCAATCTCCTGTTTCTGATTTACTCTGTAGGCGTCCTGCTTCCGAAGGCACAGCTCTGATACAAGGAAGTAGGCTGCCAAGTGTCCAGGACTTCAGGTGGAGAGTGGACGTAGCTATATCCACAAGGTATAAAAGAGAATCCTGCATGACCCTAGAAATGATTTTTCCCAAGGTTAAACTGATTTCTTGTgctgctttaaaatgttaatggtGTTAAAATGTATCTTGTTGTTAGGGATTGGCGTGTAGTATTAAGTCATAAGATATGGAGGGGATTTTCTGAACAGTGTAGAAGTCAGTTTATATACAGATTACTGCTATTAAGACGGACTTGCCAACAGGCTGCTCCCTTCATCTTCTATTAATGATACTTTATAGGCTCCTTATTTGTTTTGATCTCTAAAACCTCTGTGTTAGGAACATTTCACTCAAAGTTTGAGTCTctctttcaatattttaaaacttaatggAGCTGATACAA is a window of Gavia stellata isolate bGavSte3 chromosome 14, bGavSte3.hap2, whole genome shotgun sequence DNA encoding:
- the COMMD5 gene encoding COMM domain-containing protein 5, whose amino-acid sequence is MAAGAGTAPAQPGGGEEEEEEEEVASASRTQRPSRRRRHERPVQGMRLSLGAGVAGSFRRRPSAPRRHSAPCRGGGRMAAHKAAAAAYGHGESGGGRGGGFLGPRVPAEVEAMARGVQDVGKETFRRLLKVTVNALEGKDCKESVKLIAESTDLSEEQLAFLISGMYTLLREALRLPLSTFKQEVFKEDLKELRIPEDFIMDFSSIVFGNRRPASEGTALIQGSRLPSVQDFRWRVDVAISTSSLARALQPSILIMMKLSDGTAHRFEVPVAKFQELRYNVALILKEMNDLEKRSVLKIQD